A window of the Streptomyces sp. Ag109_O5-10 genome harbors these coding sequences:
- the glmU gene encoding bifunctional UDP-N-acetylglucosamine diphosphorylase/glucosamine-1-phosphate N-acetyltransferase GlmU: protein MSAIRPAAVVVLAAGEGTRMKSATPKVLHDLCGRSLVGHVLAASRELDPEHLVVVVGHAREQVAAHLGEVDAGVRTAVQEQQNGTGHAVRMALEELGGPVDGTVVVVCGDTPLLTGETLKRLAEAHHGDGNAVTVLTAEVPDATGYGRIVRDVASGAVTAIVEHKDASEEQRAIREINSGVFAFDGQLLADALGKVRTDNSQGEEYLTDVLGILREAGYRVGASVAGDHREIAGINNRVQLAEARRILNDRLLERAMLDGVTVVDPATTWVDVTVTFAQDAVVHPGTQLLGSTHVGEGAEVGPNSRLKDTRVDAGARVSNTVSDSAHIGADASVGPYAYLRPGTRLGAKGKIGTYVETKNASIGEGTKVPHLSYVGDATIGEYSNIGAASVFVNYDGESKHHTTVGSHCKTGSDNMFVAPVTVGDGAYTAAGSVITKDVPPGSLAVARGQQRNIEGWVARKRPGSAAAKAAEAASRRGVSED, encoded by the coding sequence GTGAGCGCCATTCGCCCGGCAGCCGTCGTCGTTCTCGCAGCGGGTGAGGGCACCCGTATGAAGTCGGCCACACCCAAGGTCCTGCACGACCTCTGTGGCCGTTCCCTGGTGGGTCATGTGCTCGCCGCGTCCCGTGAGTTGGACCCCGAGCACCTGGTCGTCGTCGTCGGGCACGCGCGTGAGCAGGTCGCCGCGCATCTCGGCGAGGTCGACGCCGGCGTCCGTACCGCCGTGCAGGAGCAGCAGAACGGCACCGGGCACGCCGTGCGGATGGCGTTGGAGGAGCTGGGCGGGCCGGTCGACGGGACCGTGGTCGTGGTGTGCGGGGACACTCCGCTGCTGACCGGGGAGACGCTGAAGCGGCTCGCCGAGGCGCATCACGGTGACGGCAACGCGGTGACGGTGCTGACGGCGGAGGTGCCGGACGCGACCGGTTACGGCCGGATCGTGCGGGACGTGGCCTCGGGGGCCGTGACGGCGATCGTGGAGCACAAGGACGCGTCGGAGGAGCAGCGGGCGATCCGAGAGATCAATTCCGGGGTGTTCGCGTTCGACGGGCAGTTGCTGGCGGACGCGCTGGGGAAGGTGCGGACGGACAACAGTCAGGGCGAGGAGTACCTGACGGACGTGCTGGGGATCCTGCGGGAGGCGGGGTACCGGGTGGGGGCGTCGGTGGCGGGGGACCATCGGGAGATCGCCGGGATCAACAACCGGGTGCAGCTGGCGGAGGCGCGGCGGATCCTGAACGACCGGCTGTTGGAGCGGGCGATGCTGGACGGCGTGACGGTCGTGGATCCGGCGACGACGTGGGTGGATGTGACGGTGACGTTCGCGCAGGATGCGGTGGTGCATCCGGGGACGCAGCTGCTCGGGTCGACCCATGTGGGGGAGGGTGCGGAGGTCGGGCCGAACAGCCGGTTGAAGGACACGCGGGTCGACGCGGGGGCGCGGGTGAGCAACACGGTGTCCGATTCCGCCCATATCGGTGCGGACGCGAGCGTGGGACCGTATGCCTATCTGCGGCCGGGGACCCGGTTGGGGGCGAAGGGCAAGATCGGTACGTACGTGGAGACGAAGAACGCGTCGATCGGGGAGGGGACGAAGGTTCCGCATCTGTCGTACGTGGGGGATGCGACGATCGGCGAGTACTCGAACATCGGTGCGGCGAGTGTGTTCGTGAACTACGACGGCGAGAGCAAGCATCACACCACCGTCGGGTCGCACTGCAAGACGGGTTCGGACAACATGTTTGTGGCGCCTGTCACGGTCGGGGACGGTGCGTACACCGCTGCCGGGTCCGTGATCACGAAGGATGTGCCGCCCGGTTCGCTGGCCGTGGCCCGCGGTCAGCAGCGGAATATCGAGGGTTGGGTGGCCCGGAAGCGTCCGGGGAGTGCGGCGGCGAAAGCCGCCGAGGCGGCTTCTCGGCGGGGCGTGAGCGAGGACTGA
- a CDS encoding sensor histidine kinase, giving the protein MTTTGADHATALTGPWWWVRWRSAVLDVGLALVSALECAAEGIPFARDAGIPVSAGIVFGLLAGSVLVLRRKWPIAVVLVAIAITPAQMGFLMGIVGLYTLAAAELPRRIIVALAGMTFLGTLIVTFVRVRQSMARGDLTLGDWFVPFASLATSLGLTAPPVLWGLYVGARRRLMESLRERADSLERELQLLAERAEERAEWARGEERTRIAREMHDVVAHRVSLMVVHAAALQAVARKDPEKAVKNAALVGDMGRQALTELREMLGVLRSGEAAQRRTAAAAATATAAASVAVPLAAVGVAAAAAASRVAAEEEGPWLSELEVLVGQSAAAGMVVDLSVEGDVRSYAAVVEQTAFRVVQEALTNVHKHAAGAKTHVRLAHRVAEIAMQVENEPPPEPASAAAAGLPSGGNGLVGMRERVLGLGGVFVSGPTDAGGFRVSAVIPSA; this is encoded by the coding sequence ATGACCACGACGGGGGCAGACCACGCGACGGCCTTGACCGGGCCGTGGTGGTGGGTGCGGTGGCGTAGCGCGGTGCTGGATGTGGGGCTCGCGCTGGTGTCGGCGCTGGAGTGCGCCGCGGAGGGGATTCCGTTCGCGCGGGACGCGGGGATCCCGGTGTCGGCGGGGATCGTGTTCGGTTTGCTGGCCGGTTCCGTGCTGGTGCTGCGCCGGAAGTGGCCGATCGCGGTGGTGCTGGTCGCGATCGCGATCACACCGGCCCAGATGGGTTTCCTGATGGGCATCGTCGGCCTGTACACGCTGGCGGCGGCGGAGCTGCCTCGGCGGATCATCGTGGCGCTGGCGGGGATGACGTTCCTGGGGACGTTGATCGTGACGTTCGTGCGGGTGCGGCAGAGCATGGCGCGGGGGGATCTGACGCTGGGGGACTGGTTCGTTCCGTTCGCGTCGCTGGCGACGTCGCTGGGGTTGACGGCTCCGCCGGTGCTGTGGGGGTTGTACGTGGGGGCGCGGCGGCGGTTGATGGAGAGTCTGCGGGAGCGGGCGGACAGTCTGGAGCGGGAGCTTCAGTTGCTGGCGGAGCGGGCGGAAGAGCGTGCGGAGTGGGCGCGGGGTGAGGAGCGGACGCGGATCGCGCGGGAGATGCACGACGTGGTGGCGCACCGGGTGTCGTTGATGGTGGTGCATGCGGCGGCGTTGCAGGCGGTGGCGCGGAAGGATCCGGAGAAGGCGGTGAAGAACGCGGCGCTGGTGGGGGACATGGGGCGTCAGGCGTTGACGGAGTTGCGGGAGATGCTGGGGGTGTTGCGTTCGGGGGAGGCGGCTCAGCGGCGTACGGCTGCGGCTGCGGCTACGGCTACGGCTGCGGCGTCGGTTGCGGTGCCGTTGGCTGCGGTGGGGGTGGCGGCTGCGGCGGCGGCTTCGCGGGTGGCGGCGGAGGAGGAGGGGCCGTGGCTGTCGGAGCTTGAGGTGCTGGTGGGGCAGTCGGCGGCGGCGGGGATGGTGGTGGATCTGTCGGTGGAGGGGGATGTGCGGTCGTATGCGGCGGTGGTCGAGCAGACGGCGTTCCGGGTGGTGCAGGAGGCGCTGACGAACGTGCACAAGCATGCGGCGGGTGCGAAGACGCATGTGCGGTTGGCGCACCGGGTGGCGGAGATCGCGATGCAGGTGGAGAACGAGCCGCCGCCGGAGCCGGCGTCCGCGGCGGCCGCGGGGCTGCCGTCGGGTGGGAACGGTCTGGTGGGGATGCGGGAGCGGGTGCTGGGGCTGGGTGGGGTGTTCGTGTCGGGGCCGACGGATGCGGGGGGTTTCCGGGTGTCGGCGGTGATTCCCTCGGCCTGA
- a CDS encoding SUKH-3 domain-containing protein yields the protein MHADRTTSTRFSVPVDAALRAAGWQPGRWDIKQAEVWADTLRDHTSPAGHRHAVFPAAVEAWAEFGGLHINPTGTGRQIAPATLHLDPLHGLHLARTLGDLGRALDTEICPLGAETDTHSLLAIDAEGRVYTLDHTGDWYVGPDIDHALTTLIAGVEPQRLTTQP from the coding sequence ATGCACGCCGACCGCACCACCTCCACACGCTTCTCCGTGCCCGTCGACGCAGCCCTGCGCGCCGCCGGCTGGCAACCCGGACGCTGGGACATAAAACAAGCCGAAGTTTGGGCCGACACCCTGCGCGACCACACCTCACCCGCCGGACACCGGCACGCCGTCTTCCCCGCCGCCGTGGAGGCCTGGGCCGAATTCGGCGGCCTCCACATCAACCCCACCGGCACCGGCCGCCAGATCGCCCCCGCCACCCTCCACCTCGACCCCCTGCACGGCCTCCACCTCGCCCGCACCCTCGGCGACCTCGGCCGCGCCCTCGACACCGAGATCTGCCCCCTCGGCGCCGAGACCGACACCCACTCCCTCCTCGCCATCGACGCCGAAGGCCGCGTCTACACCCTCGACCACACCGGCGACTGGTACGTCGGCCCCGACATCGACCACGCCCTGACCACCCTCATCGCAGGCGTCGAACCCCAACGCCTCACCACCCAGCCCTAG